The genome window TCCCGTTCCCGGCTCCCGGTGGGTGCTTGCTCTCGCGGTCCCGGGCTCCCGATGGGCCACCGAGGTCGCCTGGCGTCCCTCCCGTGACGCGGTCCCCTCAGACCGCGCGGGCCCGGCCGTCATACCGTCAAGCGATCCCGTACTCAGGCCGTCCCGACCCGGGATCCCGGTAGGGCTCAGGGCGCCCCGGTTCTGGGGTCCCAAGGAAGGCGCACACCGCCCGGCCACGGCCGCCGGCGGGTCGCTCGGCCGCCGGGTGCTCTCCCGGTCCCGGGCTCCCGGCGGACCGCCCCGATCTCGTACCCTCGGGGCATGGCACTGCGGCACCTGCAGATCACCCCGGCCGTCGCGATGCGGGCCCGCGACGTGTCCCGGCCCACCCGGCGGCACGAGGAGGAGGCCGACCGGCGGCCGCTCCGCGACGAGGTGTCCCGGCGAAGCGGCCGCGGCAACGGCGAACCCCGCCCGGGCCGGGCCGCCGACCGGCGGCCCGGAGGGACCGGCGGAGCCGCTCAGGGCAGCGGAGGCAGCTCGCCCGTGGACTCGTAGCCGGCGATCTGCCCGATCCGCCGGACGTGCCGCTCGGCACCGGAGAACGGCGTGGAGAGGAAGACCTCCACGAAGCGGATCGCCTCCTCCGGGGTGTGCATCCGGGCGCCGATGCTGATCACATTGGCGTCGTTGTGCTCCCTGGCGAGCCGGGCGGTCTCCTCGTTCCACACCAGGGCGGCGCGGATGCCCCGCACCTTGTTCGCGGCGATCTGCTCGCCGTTCCCGGATCCGCCGATGACGATCCCCAGGCTGCCGGGGTTCTCCGCCACCCCGCGCGCGGCGCGCAGCACGAACGGCGGGTAGTCGTCCTCGGGGTCGTAGGTGAACGGACCGCAGTCCTCTACCTCGTGGCCTCGCTCCTTGAGCCAGGCGACGAGACGGTTCTTCAGCTCATGGCCGGCATGGTCGGCACCGATGTAGACACGCACGGTAGAAGAGTCTCCCAGCCTCCGGGCCGCGGCGCGGCCACCGCCCCTCCACTACAGTAAGAGGCGCCACCCACTCGTGGTCCTTACCCCGCCTGTGGCGGCCACCCCCACCGAGGAGCGTCATGCACGAGATCCGTCACATCGGCGACCCGGTGCTGCGCACCCCCGCCGAGCCGGTCACCGAGTTCGACCGGGAGCTGCGCCGGCTCATCGACGAGATGTTCCAGGTGATGTACGCCGCCGACGGCGTGGGGCTCGCCGGGCCGCAGATCGGCGTGGGCAAGCGGGTGTTCGTCTACGACATCGTCAACCGCAAGGGCCACGTGGTGAACCCGGAGCTCACCATCGACGACCCCGAGCAGATCGTCGCCGAGGAGGGCTGCCTCTCGGTCCCCAGCAAGGAGACCGGCAAGCCGCTGTACGCGCCGACGCCGCGTGCCGCGGGGGTCACCCTGCGCGGGTTCGACCGGCTCGGCCGCCCCATCACCGTGAAGGCGCGGGGCATGCTCGCCCGGTGCTTCCAGCACGAGTTCGACCACCTCAACGGCACGCTCTACGTCGACCGGCTGCCCAAGGAGGAGCGCCGCCGGATCCTGCTGCAGACCCCCTGACGGGCGTCACCGCAGCACGGCCTTGACCTCGAGGTACTCCTCCAGGCCGAACTCGCCGAGCTCGCGGCCGATGCCGGACTGCTTGTAGCCGCCGAACGGCGCCAGCACGTTGAACTTGCCGCCGTTCACCGCCACCTGCCCGGCGCGCAGCCGCCGCGCCACCTCGAGCGCCTTCTCGTCGCTCTCCGCCCACACCGCGCCCGCGAGGCCGTACGGCGTGCCGTTGGCGATGGCCACGGCCTCGTCCTCGTCGCGATAGGGGATCACCGCGAGCACCGGGCCGAAGATCTCCTCCTGCTCGATCGTCATCCCCGGCGCCACGTCGCTGAAGATCGTCGGCTCGACGTAGTAGCCGCGCTCCATCGGGTTGCCCGTGCCGCCGGTCACCAGCCGGGCGCCCTCCTCCAGGCCGCGCTCGATGTAGCGGACCACCCGCTCCCGCTGGGCGGCCGAGACGAGCGGCCCGAGCCGGGTGCCCTCGGCGAACGGGTCCCCCACCGGGTACTTGCCGGCGAAGCCCGCGGCGAGCCGTACCGCCTCCGCATAGAAGTCCTGGTGGACGAGCATGCGCGTCCACGCCGAGCAGGTCTGGCCCGAGTTCTGGAACGCGCTCGCCACCCCGACCTTCACCGCCCGCTCCAGGTCGGCGCCGGGCAGGATCACGTTCGCCGACTTGCCGCCGAGCTCCAGGGCCACCCGCTTCACCGTCTCGGCCGCGAGCGCCGCCACCCGCCGGCCGGCCCGGGTCGAGCCGGTGAACGACACCACGTCCACCTCGGGGTGCGCGGCGATCGCCTCGCCCACGACCGGGCCGTAACCGCTCACCAGGTTGAACACGCCGCGCGGCAGGCCGATCTCCTCGAAGACGCCGGCGAGCGCGTAGGCGGCGAGCGGCGCCACCTCGCTCGGCTTGAGCACGATCGTGCACCCCGCCGCGAGCGCCGGGGCCACCTTGCAGACGATCTGGTGGAGCGGGTAGTTCCACGGGGTGATCGCCCCGACCACGCCCGCGGGCTCCTTCAAGATCTGGGCGTTCCCCACCGTCCCGGCGTCGAAGGCGTACCGCTGCGCGATCTCGGCGTACGACGAGAGCACCATGGCGGGCATCAGCGTCTGCACCTTGAGCGCGAACTGCAGCGGAGCGCCCATGTCGGTCGCGATCGTCCGGGCGATCTCGTCGGCGCGCTTGGTCAGCAGGTCCGCCGCGGCGGCCAGGTACTTGGCGCGTTCGGCCGGGGGCGTCTCCGCCCAGGAGGGGAAGGCGTCGCGGGCGGCGCGCACCGCCGCCTCCACGTCGTCCGGGCTGCCGGCCGGCACCCGGTCGATGACCTCCTCGGTCGCGGGATTGATCACATCGATGGCCTCGTCCGAGGCGGACGGGACCCA of Thermobispora bispora DSM 43833 contains these proteins:
- a CDS encoding ribose-5-phosphate isomerase is translated as MRVYIGADHAGHELKNRLVAWLKERGHEVEDCGPFTYDPEDDYPPFVLRAARGVAENPGSLGIVIGGSGNGEQIAANKVRGIRAALVWNEETARLAREHNDANVISIGARMHTPEEAIRFVEVFLSTPFSGAERHVRRIGQIAGYESTGELPPLP
- the def gene encoding peptide deformylase; the encoded protein is MHEIRHIGDPVLRTPAEPVTEFDRELRRLIDEMFQVMYAADGVGLAGPQIGVGKRVFVYDIVNRKGHVVNPELTIDDPEQIVAEEGCLSVPSKETGKPLYAPTPRAAGVTLRGFDRLGRPITVKARGMLARCFQHEFDHLNGTLYVDRLPKEERRRILLQTP
- a CDS encoding aldehyde dehydrogenase family protein, with protein sequence MRQLYVNGAWVPSASDEAIDVINPATEEVIDRVPAGSPDDVEAAVRAARDAFPSWAETPPAERAKYLAAAADLLTKRADEIARTIATDMGAPLQFALKVQTLMPAMVLSSYAEIAQRYAFDAGTVGNAQILKEPAGVVGAITPWNYPLHQIVCKVAPALAAGCTIVLKPSEVAPLAAYALAGVFEEIGLPRGVFNLVSGYGPVVGEAIAAHPEVDVVSFTGSTRAGRRVAALAAETVKRVALELGGKSANVILPGADLERAVKVGVASAFQNSGQTCSAWTRMLVHQDFYAEAVRLAAGFAGKYPVGDPFAEGTRLGPLVSAAQRERVVRYIERGLEEGARLVTGGTGNPMERGYYVEPTIFSDVAPGMTIEQEEIFGPVLAVIPYRDEDEAVAIANGTPYGLAGAVWAESDEKALEVARRLRAGQVAVNGGKFNVLAPFGGYKQSGIGRELGEFGLEEYLEVKAVLR